In Gimesia benthica, a single window of DNA contains:
- the yciA gene encoding acyl-CoA thioester hydrolase YciA — MEEFCDLPEGKLILRTLAMPADTNANGDIFGGWIMSQMDIAGGILSKEVAGTRTVTIAVESMKFIRPVKVGDVVCCFGQVDRIGTTSITLSLEVWVQPVLRHEASDCPRFKVTEAAFTYVAIDDQGNKTPIVQQDC, encoded by the coding sequence ATGGAAGAGTTCTGTGACCTGCCGGAAGGAAAACTGATACTGCGCACGCTGGCCATGCCGGCAGATACGAATGCCAACGGAGACATCTTCGGCGGCTGGATCATGTCTCAGATGGATATTGCCGGAGGGATTCTATCAAAAGAGGTCGCAGGCACCCGCACCGTCACGATTGCGGTGGAGTCGATGAAATTCATTCGCCCGGTCAAGGTGGGAGACGTTGTCTGTTGTTTTGGCCAGGTTGATCGGATTGGAACAACTTCGATTACCCTCTCGCTCGAGGTCTGGGTCCAGCCAGTGCTGCGACACGAAGCGTCCGACTGCCCCCGTTTTAAAGTCACCGAAGCCGCCTTTACCTACGTGGCCATCGATGATCAGGGAAACAAAACGCCCATTGTTCAGCAGGACTGCTGA